The following are from one region of the Ignavibacteriota bacterium genome:
- a CDS encoding dipeptidase: MEKVVDYINSNRQKYVEELKNFLKIPSISTLAENKADMTTAAKFVADRLTDAGMENVRIIETKGHPLVYADWLHSPGKPTVLIYGHYDVQPVDPIDLWDSPPFEPTIKDDKIFARGATDDKGQMYMHIKSVEAYFKTVGKLPLNVKFIIEGEEEIGSGNLDKFVNDNQKMLQCDAVLISDTSLYGPGIPTLTYGLRGLCYMEVIVTGPNRDLHSGTFGGGVDNPINVLAEMISKLKDNNGKIKIPGFYKDVVNLSKKERENFKRLPFSEKQYAKTLGVKELKGEKGYTTLERVWARPTLDCNGIFGGFTGEGAKTVLPSKATAKISMRLVPNQDPKKIAKLFSSYLKKIAPKTVKLEVSDLHGAYPIATSLDDKATKAAAIALSKVFEKKTVFMREGGSIPIVVSFAKKLKASPVLLGMGLNTENLHSPNEHFNLNHFHLGILSSAFFLDEFSK, encoded by the coding sequence ATGGAAAAAGTTGTTGATTATATTAATTCAAACAGACAAAAATATGTCGAAGAGCTAAAGAACTTTTTAAAAATACCAAGCATTAGCACACTTGCTGAAAACAAAGCAGATATGACTACTGCAGCAAAGTTTGTAGCAGACAGGCTAACTGATGCAGGAATGGAAAACGTGAGAATAATTGAAACCAAAGGTCATCCATTAGTTTATGCAGACTGGCTTCATTCACCAGGTAAACCAACTGTACTTATTTATGGTCATTACGATGTTCAGCCCGTTGATCCAATAGATTTGTGGGATTCACCTCCCTTTGAACCAACAATTAAAGATGATAAAATTTTTGCCCGAGGTGCAACAGATGATAAAGGACAGATGTATATGCACATTAAAAGTGTGGAGGCATATTTCAAAACTGTGGGCAAACTTCCATTGAATGTTAAATTCATTATTGAAGGTGAAGAGGAAATTGGAAGCGGTAATCTCGACAAATTTGTAAATGATAACCAGAAGATGCTGCAATGTGATGCGGTTTTAATTTCCGATACCTCTCTCTATGGTCCGGGTATTCCTACTTTAACTTACGGACTCAGAGGATTGTGCTATATGGAAGTTATAGTAACCGGTCCAAACAGAGATTTACATTCAGGTACTTTTGGCGGCGGTGTTGATAACCCGATAAATGTTCTCGCTGAAATGATATCTAAATTAAAAGATAATAATGGAAAGATTAAAATTCCCGGTTTTTATAAAGATGTTGTTAATCTTTCAAAAAAGGAGAGGGAAAATTTTAAGAGATTACCATTCTCCGAAAAACAATATGCGAAAACTTTGGGTGTGAAGGAATTAAAAGGTGAAAAAGGTTATACAACGCTTGAACGAGTGTGGGCAAGACCAACATTGGATTGTAATGGTATTTTTGGTGGTTTCACCGGTGAAGGTGCTAAGACAGTACTTCCATCCAAAGCAACGGCAAAAATAAGTATGCGGTTAGTTCCTAATCAGGATCCAAAAAAAATTGCAAAATTATTCAGCTCGTATCTTAAAAAAATTGCACCGAAGACGGTTAAATTAGAAGTTAGCGATCTTCATGGTGCATATCCAATCGCTACTTCATTAGATGACAAGGCAACAAAGGCTGCAGCCATTGCTTTATCAAAGGTATTTGAAAAGAAAACTGTATTTATGCGTGAAGGTGGGTCGATTCCGATTGTTGTTTCCTTTGCTAAAAAATTAAAAGCATCACCAGTGCTTTTGGGAATGGGACTCAACACTGAAAATCTACACTCACCAAATGAACACTTCAACCTGAATCATTTTCATTTAGGAATCCTGAGCTCTGCTTTTTTTCTGGATGAGTTTTCAAAGTAA
- a CDS encoding diaminopimelate epimerase produces the protein MKKINFAKMTGAGNDFVVIDGKINTSFNVSEELVQRICDRRNGVGADGLIIINDSIDHNFVMNYYNADGSTGSLCANGARCAVIYASTTGRLNGLTAKFISNEIEYNAELLSNSEVRFYLNPPKKLKYNFKIKAAGKLLNAHFADTGSPHIVIDLNEIERLFDSLDSVPVESIGSEIRYLPEFLPGGTNVNFVEVKDGVVHIRTYERGVEAETLACGTGAVAAALICYVNRKLTVPIQIIPKSKEKLLVNFEVENSKVRNVSLTGPAKIVFTGEMKY, from the coding sequence ATGAAAAAGATTAATTTTGCAAAAATGACCGGTGCAGGTAACGACTTTGTTGTTATTGATGGGAAGATAAATACAAGTTTTAATGTTTCTGAAGAATTAGTTCAGCGTATTTGTGATCGCAGGAATGGAGTCGGAGCTGATGGGCTGATTATTATCAATGATTCAATTGATCACAATTTTGTAATGAATTACTACAACGCAGATGGATCAACTGGAAGTCTATGTGCAAATGGTGCGAGATGCGCGGTCATTTACGCTTCCACAACTGGGAGGTTGAATGGTCTGACTGCAAAATTTATTTCAAACGAAATTGAATACAATGCGGAATTGCTCAGCAATTCAGAAGTTCGGTTTTATCTAAACCCACCAAAAAAATTAAAATACAATTTCAAAATAAAAGCTGCCGGAAAACTTCTGAATGCCCATTTTGCTGATACCGGTTCCCCGCATATCGTGATAGATTTAAATGAGATTGAAAGATTATTTGATTCGTTGGACTCTGTTCCCGTTGAATCAATTGGAAGTGAAATACGATATCTCCCTGAATTTCTACCTGGCGGAACAAACGTAAATTTTGTTGAAGTTAAAGATGGCGTGGTTCATATAAGAACTTACGAAAGAGGAGTGGAAGCAGAAACTTTAGCATGCGGAACCGGTGCAGTGGCTGCTGCACTAATATGCTATGTTAATAGAAAATTAACTGTCCCGATTCAAATTATTCCTAAATCAAAAGAAAAATTATTAGTAAATTTTGAAGTAGAAAATTCTAAAGTTAGAAATGTATCACTCACCGGTCCGGCAAAAATTGTATTTACCGGTGAAATGAAATATTAA
- a CDS encoding GIY-YIG nuclease family protein yields the protein MLQSIKYPANHYTGYTSDYKKRIVKHNNGEVPHTSKYKPWNLQTIVVFTEKEKALAFEKYLKSHSGRAFTKKHF from the coding sequence ATTCTTCAAAGTATTAAGTATCCCGCAAATCATTACACAGGATATACATCCGATTATAAGAAAAGAATTGTTAAGCATAACAACGGGGAGGTTCCACACACATCAAAATATAAACCCTGGAATCTGCAAACCATCGTAGTATTTACAGAAAAAGAAAAAGCATTAGCATTTGAGAAGTATTTAAAAAGCCATTCCGGAAGAGCGTTTACAAAAAAACACTTCTGA
- a CDS encoding aminomethyl transferase family protein produces MIVSDEKNSLLIEYLESKGFASYQVDGYRVINRFTKSEEEFDSLYNGVALRNISHQGIIELKGKDSLDLVHRIGTNRINDLPKEGVRKTIFTTEKGRIIGLSTLMNFDNYQLVVCDRSTKLKVMSWIRKYVISDDVEVNDANAKYNLLELRGPQAESFATLVCGNVVSEIQPNSFKIIHTENILFFLIKIPAEKGKNKFWFLADFENSKRLINYMQENRGVFNFNLVGEEVFNIYRIEYGIPVSPFELNDEANPLEAGLEGLVDFNKGCYIGQEVIARLQTYNKVQRKLVGLKFGEPLEFINGHTSIESNGEEVGKITSIANSQRLKQPIALAYIRNSHSTPGTQIQIKLSDNKTINSEVHSLPFLK; encoded by the coding sequence ATGATTGTTTCTGACGAAAAAAATTCTTTGTTAATAGAATATCTTGAATCAAAAGGCTTCGCTTCCTATCAAGTCGATGGATACCGGGTTATTAATCGATTTACCAAATCAGAAGAAGAGTTTGACTCACTATACAACGGCGTTGCATTAAGAAACATATCTCACCAGGGTATTATTGAACTTAAAGGTAAGGATTCACTGGATCTGGTTCATCGCATTGGAACTAATCGGATAAATGATCTACCCAAAGAGGGTGTGAGAAAAACGATTTTTACTACTGAAAAAGGGAGAATTATCGGTCTCAGCACTTTAATGAATTTTGATAATTACCAGCTTGTAGTTTGTGATAGATCAACTAAATTAAAAGTAATGAGCTGGATCAGAAAATATGTTATCAGTGATGATGTTGAAGTTAATGATGCAAATGCTAAATATAATTTACTTGAGTTACGCGGCCCGCAAGCTGAATCATTTGCAACACTTGTTTGTGGAAATGTTGTAAGTGAGATTCAACCAAATTCGTTTAAAATTATTCACACTGAAAATATTCTTTTTTTCCTGATTAAGATTCCAGCTGAAAAAGGAAAAAACAAATTCTGGTTCCTTGCAGATTTTGAAAATTCAAAACGACTGATCAATTATATGCAGGAAAATAGAGGTGTGTTTAATTTTAATTTAGTTGGTGAAGAAGTTTTCAATATTTACAGGATCGAATATGGAATACCTGTTTCACCGTTTGAGTTGAATGATGAAGCCAATCCACTCGAAGCTGGATTGGAAGGCTTGGTTGATTTTAATAAAGGTTGTTACATCGGTCAGGAAGTTATAGCAAGGTTACAGACTTACAATAAAGTTCAAAGAAAACTTGTTGGACTTAAATTCGGCGAACCACTCGAATTTATTAATGGTCACACATCCATTGAAAGCAACGGAGAAGAAGTAGGAAAGATTACATCAATCGCGAATTCACAAAGACTGAAACAGCCAATAGCATTAGCGTATATTCGTAATTCACACTCAACACCCGGGACACAAATACAAATAAAACTTTCTGATAATAAGACTATAAATTCAGAAGTTCATTCTTTGCCATTTCTAAAATGA
- the efp gene encoding elongation factor P, with the protein MADTSDFKNGLIIKFKNDLYTIVEFQHVKPGKGGAFVRSTLKNMRTGRVLENTFRAGEKVETIRVERRKYQYLYSEGDSLVCMDNETYEQINIDRILFSDGVKFLKESEEVEVVLNGSDIISVDIPIFINLKVVETEPGFKGDTATGALKSAKLETGAQINVPLFINEGDVLKVDTRTGGYSERVKS; encoded by the coding sequence ATGGCAGATACATCAGATTTTAAAAACGGGCTTATAATAAAATTTAAAAACGACCTGTACACTATCGTAGAATTCCAGCACGTTAAACCGGGAAAAGGTGGAGCATTCGTACGCTCTACTCTAAAAAATATGAGAACCGGAAGAGTTCTGGAAAATACTTTCAGAGCAGGAGAAAAAGTTGAAACCATACGGGTTGAAAGAAGGAAATATCAGTATCTTTATTCCGAAGGTGATTCTTTAGTCTGTATGGATAATGAAACTTATGAGCAGATTAATATTGATAGAATTCTTTTTAGTGATGGAGTTAAGTTCCTCAAAGAAAGCGAAGAAGTAGAAGTAGTACTTAATGGATCAGATATTATTTCAGTTGACATACCAATTTTTATAAATCTTAAAGTAGTGGAAACCGAACCCGGCTTTAAAGGCGATACGGCTACTGGTGCGCTCAAATCTGCAAAGTTGGAAACAGGCGCACAAATTAACGTTCCCTTGTTCATAAATGAAGGTGATGTACTTAAAGTAGATACACGAACAGGTGGATATTCTGAAAGAGTTAAATCTTAA
- a CDS encoding DUF3467 domain-containing protein, with amino-acid sequence MNQNKPPQGQQINIELGEKEAEGIYSNLAIITHSPAEFIIDFTRIVPGVPKAKVLSRIITTPQHAKMLMKALKDNIEKFEARFGEIKMEIPADQHFGFVAPKGPEKVN; translated from the coding sequence ATGAATCAGAACAAACCTCCTCAGGGACAGCAGATAAATATTGAGCTTGGTGAAAAAGAAGCAGAAGGAATTTATTCCAATCTTGCTATCATTACACACTCACCAGCTGAGTTTATAATTGATTTTACACGAATTGTTCCCGGTGTACCGAAAGCAAAAGTACTATCCCGGATTATCACAACACCGCAGCATGCAAAAATGCTAATGAAAGCTTTGAAGGATAACATCGAAAAGTTTGAAGCCCGCTTTGGTGAAATAAAAATGGAGATACCTGCTGACCAGCATTTTGGATTCGTTGCGCCGAAAGGACCTGAGAAGGTGAATTAA
- a CDS encoding cob(I)yrinic acid a,c-diamide adenosyltransferase, with the protein MSKMKIYTKTGDKGETGLFGGERVSKDSLRISAYGTIDELNSFIGFAITEIQDSGVKENLSIIQDHLFTIGSDLATPDTEKNAKLKIQRTPESFYKDIEKLIDHYEEQLEVLHHFILPGGSKSSALLHICRTVCRRAEREVVALNNSVTIGDNIIIFLNRLSDLFFVLSRFENKISNHPDIIWNPKL; encoded by the coding sequence ATTTCTAAAATGAAAATTTACACAAAAACCGGTGACAAGGGTGAAACCGGTTTATTCGGCGGCGAACGAGTTAGTAAAGATTCACTTCGTATTTCTGCTTATGGTACCATCGATGAATTAAATTCATTTATTGGTTTTGCAATTACAGAAATTCAGGATAGCGGCGTTAAAGAAAATCTTTCAATAATTCAGGATCATCTTTTTACAATAGGATCTGATTTAGCAACACCTGATACCGAAAAAAATGCCAAACTGAAAATTCAACGGACACCGGAATCATTTTATAAAGATATTGAGAAATTAATCGATCACTATGAAGAACAACTTGAAGTGCTTCATCACTTTATTCTTCCTGGTGGTTCAAAAAGTTCTGCATTACTTCATATTTGCAGAACTGTTTGCAGACGAGCTGAAAGAGAAGTTGTGGCACTAAATAATTCAGTGACTATCGGAGATAATATCATTATATTTCTCAACAGATTATCAGATTTGTTTTTTGTTCTGTCACGTTTTGAAAATAAAATCTCGAACCATCCTGATATTATCTGGAATCCAAAATTGTAA
- a CDS encoding PHP domain-containing protein, which translates to MIEYVGVAHIHSLFSDGTGEIPEIAKFADESDLDFLLITDHNTLRGLKEGYEKWYGKSLCLIGCEINDKENKNHYLAFGIEQAYSTRLSAREYVKKVKEAGGIGFLAHPHEKRNHIKEHPPYPWVDWSIDNFNGIEIWNHMSEWMENLTEQNKYTSFLHPLRSIVGPPRETLKLWDELNLNRKVVGIGGVDAHAHKQNLFGFFEVEIFPYKVLFKSIHIHLLLNEPLVKGNAKQKIAKSKTAIYEALAYGSSFIANDYHADSKGFQYFAKSGKKKYYMGDTIHSSENVTLSIILPVEDSEIKLIRNGSEIANFSSNKVEFEVNKPGAYRVEVYYQNKAWIFSNHIRIGI; encoded by the coding sequence ATGATAGAATATGTAGGTGTAGCGCATATTCATTCGCTTTTTTCAGATGGTACAGGTGAAATTCCTGAAATCGCGAAATTTGCTGATGAATCTGATCTGGACTTTCTCCTTATCACTGATCATAATACTTTGAGAGGATTAAAAGAAGGTTATGAAAAGTGGTATGGTAAATCTTTATGCCTGATCGGTTGTGAAATAAATGACAAAGAAAACAAGAACCATTATCTGGCATTCGGAATCGAACAGGCATACTCAACACGGTTGTCGGCGAGGGAATATGTAAAAAAAGTTAAAGAGGCAGGTGGTATTGGTTTTCTTGCTCATCCGCATGAAAAAAGAAATCACATCAAAGAGCATCCGCCATATCCCTGGGTGGATTGGAGTATTGACAATTTTAATGGAATAGAAATTTGGAATCACATGTCTGAATGGATGGAGAATCTAACTGAACAGAATAAATACACATCGTTTCTTCACCCATTACGTTCGATAGTTGGTCCTCCAAGAGAAACTTTAAAACTCTGGGATGAATTAAACTTAAATAGAAAAGTAGTCGGGATCGGTGGTGTTGATGCCCATGCCCACAAGCAAAATTTATTTGGATTCTTTGAAGTTGAAATTTTTCCTTACAAGGTGTTGTTCAAATCCATACACATTCATTTGTTGTTGAATGAACCACTCGTCAAAGGAAATGCGAAGCAAAAGATCGCCAAATCTAAAACAGCTATTTACGAAGCTCTTGCTTATGGTAGTTCGTTTATTGCAAATGATTATCATGCTGATTCAAAAGGATTTCAATATTTTGCAAAATCCGGTAAAAAAAAATATTATATGGGTGATACCATTCACTCTTCTGAAAATGTTACTTTGTCAATAATTTTACCTGTTGAAGATTCTGAAATAAAATTGATCAGGAATGGAAGCGAAATAGCCAATTTCAGTTCAAACAAAGTTGAATTTGAAGTGAATAAACCCGGAGCTTACAGAGTTGAAGTTTATTATCAGAATAAAGCCTGGATATTCTCAAATCACATCAGAATAGGTATTTAA
- a CDS encoding TM2 domain-containing protein, whose protein sequence is MPNVFQLMPSLEADEMAFVQMLIKDMNENQAQQFAMSYMSRRKDPSNMLIFTLIGFLGISGIQRFVIGQIGLGILYLLTGGLCLIGTIVDLINHKKLAFEYNTKQAQQVATMMRTYTS, encoded by the coding sequence ATGCCTAATGTATTTCAATTAATGCCAAGTCTGGAAGCTGATGAAATGGCTTTTGTGCAGATGTTGATAAAAGATATGAACGAAAATCAGGCTCAGCAGTTTGCTATGTCATATATGTCAAGAAGAAAAGATCCCAGCAACATGTTGATATTTACATTGATAGGATTTCTTGGTATTTCAGGAATCCAAAGATTTGTTATAGGTCAGATTGGACTTGGCATTCTATACTTACTTACCGGTGGACTTTGTCTGATCGGAACAATCGTTGACCTGATAAATCATAAGAAGCTTGCCTTTGAGTACAATACTAAACAAGCTCAGCAGGTGGCAACAATGATGAGAACTTATACTTCTTAA
- a CDS encoding YjgP/YjgQ family permease, whose protein sequence is MIAYRYILKAHFIPFVFSTITLMGIFLLQFMMKFADRLVGKGLDTWLLIKLVVFNLSWMLVLVIPMATLVATLMAYGNFSQNNEITILKSSGVSLYKMMKAPFLASILLAFLLFLFNDQVLPDANHQARILMSDISQQKPTLSLEPGFFSQEVSRYAILVRAINSKTNELSGITIYDYTTPSKINVVTATKGKIYFTADQKNLVMDLWEGEIHEADVKETGLYRKLIFEKHRIVMDGSQFTFHQSQGGIRGERELGVDTMNAIVDNFKTEKEQQLKFLADETDKYFFTDSSMITAYGNSSPIVNNKLLYSRVLDKIRTAKNNITSKAQSIEFTNREIEKYDVEIYKKYSIPAACIIFILIGAPLGVMVRKGGFGIAASISLLFFLIYWAFLIGGEKLAERGFFSPFIGMWAANFLLGFLGIVLTIKTNRETVTIKFTLLKKLIPKRFRLQQEPNENH, encoded by the coding sequence ATGATTGCATACAGATATATACTGAAAGCTCATTTTATTCCATTCGTATTTTCAACAATTACTCTGATGGGGATATTCCTTCTTCAGTTTATGATGAAATTTGCTGATCGGCTTGTGGGTAAAGGGTTAGATACATGGTTATTAATAAAGCTTGTGGTTTTCAACTTATCATGGATGCTTGTTCTGGTAATTCCAATGGCAACTCTTGTTGCAACTTTAATGGCTTATGGAAATTTTTCTCAGAACAATGAAATAACAATATTGAAATCATCTGGTGTTAGTCTTTACAAAATGATGAAGGCTCCGTTTTTAGCGAGTATCTTACTTGCTTTCCTTCTGTTTTTATTTAATGATCAGGTTCTACCGGATGCAAATCACCAGGCAAGAATTTTAATGTCTGATATCTCACAGCAAAAACCAACTCTCTCATTAGAACCTGGTTTTTTTTCTCAGGAGGTTTCAAGATATGCGATTCTTGTAAGGGCAATTAATTCGAAAACAAATGAGCTTAGTGGCATCACTATTTACGATTATACAACTCCTTCTAAAATAAATGTTGTAACGGCTACTAAAGGAAAAATTTATTTTACTGCTGACCAGAAAAATCTTGTAATGGATTTATGGGAAGGTGAAATCCATGAAGCTGATGTTAAAGAAACCGGTTTATATAGGAAACTTATTTTTGAGAAACACAGAATTGTAATGGACGGATCACAGTTTACGTTTCATCAATCACAGGGTGGAATCAGAGGAGAAAGAGAACTTGGAGTTGACACAATGAACGCAATTGTGGATAATTTTAAAACGGAGAAAGAACAACAGTTAAAATTTCTAGCAGATGAAACCGACAAATATTTTTTCACTGATTCATCAATGATAACAGCATACGGCAACTCATCACCAATTGTAAATAATAAATTGTTGTATTCAAGAGTACTCGACAAAATAAGAACTGCAAAAAATAATATTACATCAAAAGCACAAAGCATTGAATTCACAAACAGAGAAATTGAAAAATATGATGTTGAGATTTATAAAAAATACTCGATTCCTGCTGCTTGTATTATTTTTATTTTAATTGGTGCGCCATTGGGAGTTATGGTCAGAAAAGGAGGCTTTGGTATTGCAGCAAGTATTAGTTTGCTCTTCTTCCTGATATATTGGGCATTTTTAATTGGCGGTGAGAAACTGGCGGAAAGAGGTTTCTTCTCTCCGTTTATTGGAATGTGGGCTGCAAATTTTCTGCTTGGTTTCCTTGGGATTGTTCTCACAATAAAAACAAATCGCGAGACAGTAACTATCAAATTTACTCTGCTTAAAAAACTAATTCCAAAACGTTTTCGATTACAGCAGGAACCAAATGAAAATCATTGA
- a CDS encoding YjgP/YjgQ family permease: MKIIDRYLIRQFLQTVFFALLAFILIFLVIDAMENLDDFIDQNVPWINILHYYVVFTPEIIKLITPVAVLFGALFTAGKASQLSELTAMRASGVSLYRFMAPFVVTALLISFISLYFGGYIVPMANKTKVYIEQTYLKRGMTFTGSNIYFQDSKSRIVSISYFDSNMNWANRVSIQDFNEADLTEMTARIDAQKLEYDSLHGIWIAIKGVRRSFTDKTETAIYFDSLKLPTLNFKPIDLTKKQQKPVEMNLSELSDLIDSQKRAGTNPTIAQIEYHSRFAFAMTSVIIVLFGLPISANKRKSGVAVQVGINILIAFIYLVFMKVSQAFGKNGALDPILTAWFANLIFVAGTFITLPRMKY, encoded by the coding sequence ATGAAAATCATTGACAGATATTTAATAAGACAATTTCTGCAAACCGTATTCTTTGCGCTTCTTGCATTCATTCTGATCTTTCTGGTAATTGATGCGATGGAAAACCTCGATGATTTCATCGATCAAAATGTACCCTGGATTAATATTCTTCATTACTATGTAGTATTCACACCTGAAATAATAAAACTGATAACTCCTGTTGCTGTGCTGTTCGGTGCTTTATTCACAGCGGGAAAAGCATCTCAACTTAGCGAACTTACAGCAATGCGGGCAAGTGGTGTAAGTCTCTATCGATTCATGGCTCCATTCGTTGTTACTGCTCTTCTGATTAGTTTTATATCTCTATACTTTGGTGGCTACATTGTTCCAATGGCAAACAAAACCAAAGTTTACATAGAGCAAACCTATCTGAAAAGAGGGATGACATTTACAGGCAGCAATATTTATTTTCAGGATAGTAAATCGAGAATAGTCAGCATTTCTTACTTTGATAGTAATATGAATTGGGCAAACAGAGTCAGCATACAGGATTTTAATGAAGCTGATCTCACTGAAATGACTGCACGTATTGATGCACAGAAACTTGAATATGATTCTTTGCATGGAATATGGATTGCAATAAAAGGTGTTAGAAGGTCATTCACAGACAAAACAGAAACAGCCATCTATTTCGACAGCTTAAAACTTCCAACACTGAATTTTAAACCGATTGACTTGACTAAAAAACAGCAAAAGCCAGTTGAGATGAATTTAAGCGAGCTTTCCGATTTGATAGATTCACAAAAGCGAGCAGGAACAAATCCAACAATAGCCCAGATTGAGTATCACTCACGTTTTGCATTTGCAATGACAAGTGTAATAATAGTTTTATTTGGTCTTCCAATATCCGCAAACAAAAGAAAAAGTGGAGTAGCCGTGCAAGTTGGAATTAATATTTTAATCGCTTTCATCTATCTTGTATTTATGAAAGTAAGTCAGGCATTTGGAAAAAACGGCGCTCTTGATCCTATTTTAACTGCGTGGTTTGCTAACTTAATTTTTGTTGCCGGAACGTTTATTACTCTTCCAAGAATGAAGTATTGA
- a CDS encoding acetyl-CoA carboxylase biotin carboxyl carrier protein, which yields MDLDLVKKLVKIVDTSNITDLEIEEGDLKIKIAKKQRNTQVIAQTNVPFTSAQPVIQPSSVPAEAQKQNIESQTVSENLHEIRSPIVGTFYRAPAPDADSYVQVGSVVTPGSVLCIVEAMKLMNEIESDVSGKIVKILVENGKPVEYNQPLFLIELA from the coding sequence ATGGATCTTGATTTAGTTAAAAAGCTGGTTAAAATTGTAGATACCAGCAATATCACCGATCTGGAAATTGAAGAAGGTGATTTGAAAATAAAAATTGCAAAGAAGCAAAGGAATACTCAGGTTATTGCACAGACTAATGTTCCATTTACTTCTGCTCAACCGGTTATTCAACCATCTTCAGTTCCTGCTGAAGCTCAAAAACAAAATATTGAATCACAAACTGTGTCAGAAAATTTGCACGAAATCAGGTCACCGATTGTTGGTACATTTTACCGTGCACCAGCGCCTGATGCTGATTCTTATGTTCAGGTTGGATCGGTTGTTACACCCGGAAGCGTATTATGCATTGTTGAAGCAATGAAGCTTATGAATGAAATCGAGTCGGATGTGAGCGGAAAAATAGTTAAGATATTGGTTGAAAACGGAAAACCAGTAGAATATAATCAGCCGCTTTTTTTAATAGAATTAGCATAA